From Rhodovibrio salinarum DSM 9154:
GTCATGACGACAACCGACCCGACAAGTTCCCCTGCCAGCATGATCACGGCGGCGGCGCCCCCCGCTGACGGTCCTTCCAGCGGACTCGCAGCCCGGCTGGGCCGTGCCGTGATCGCGCTCGCTATCCTGCTGACGGGGGCTGTGGGGACGGCCGTTCTGGTCGACCGGTTGGGCACTGGGGGGCTTGATGCGGTCGAGATTGCCCTCGTGGTGCTATACGCGGTGTTGATCCTGTGGATCGCATCCAGCTTCTGGTTCTGCTTGGTGGGCGGCATTTGGTGGCTGAACCAGCGCCGACTGACCGGCACGGCTGCGCAGCACGTCCCGGAACCGGATGCCCGCGCGATTCCGGCGACGCCCGATGGGCGTGCGCGCACCGCGGTCCTGATGCCGGTTTATAACGAGCCGGCGGACCGCGTTTTCGCCGCCATGCAGGCGATCTATGAAAGCGCCCGCGCCGCCGGGGGGCTGCATCTATTCGACTTCTATGTGCTGAGTGACTCGACCGATCCCGAGCATTGGGTCTGGGAGGAGCGTTGCTGGCTGCATGTGACCAGTGAACTGGACGCCGACGGTAAGCTGTTTTATCGCCGCCGGCAGGACAATACTGGCCGCAAGCCCGGCAACATCGCCGAGTTCTGCCGGCGCTGGGGCGGGCACTACGACTACATGGCGGTGCTCGACGCTGACAGCGTCATGGACGGCCGCACGCTGGTCGAAATGGTTCGGCGGATGGATGCCGATCCCGGTACCGCGTTGCTGCAGGCGTGGCCGCGGCCGGTGAGTGGGCGTACCCTGTTCGCCCGGCTGCAGCAGTTCTCAGCGTCGCTGGTCGGTCGTCTGGTGGTGGCGGGGCTCGGCTGGGTCTCGGGCCGGGGCAGCACCTATTGGGGCCACAATGCGATCATCCGCGTTGACGCCTTCACGCAGTGCTGCGGCCTGCCCAAACTGAGCGGCAAGCCGCCGCTGGGCGGCGACATCCTGAGCCACGATTTCGTCGAGGCCGCGCTTCTGGTGCGTGGCGGCTGGGCGGTGCGGATTGCGCCCGACCTGGGCGGCAGCTACGAGGAAGCGCCGCCCAACATGCTGGAATCCCTGAGCCGCGACCGGCGGTGGTGCCAGGGCAACATGCAGCACTTGCGCGTGCTGTTCGCCCGCCGGCTGCATTGGATGAGCCGGGTCAACCTGCTGGTCGGGATCATGAGCTTCCTGTCCGCCCCGCTATGGGTGGTGTTCGTCACGCTGACGATCATCGAGGCGAGCAGCTCCGACTTCTGGGAGCGGATTTCGGCCGTGGCGGAGGTCACGACGCAGCCGATTGGCCCGTTTGGCATCGACATGCTCGCGGTGGTCGCTCAGGAGACGGAGGTGGTCAGCCTACTTGCGCTGGCTGTGGTATTGCTGCTTGGGCCCAAGCTGATGGGCGTTCTCCTGGTCGGCTTCGACCGCACCTTGCGGCGCAGCCACGCCGGTTTTGGGCGGCTGTTCGCCGGGCTCGTGCTGGAGGTCGTGCTGTCCGCGTTGGCGGCGCCGGTGATGATGGTGATGCACGCCCGTTTTGTGGTGGAGGTGCTGGCCGGCCGCGCAGTGAAATGGTCTGCCCAGCAACGCGATGCCGACCGGGTTTCCTGGGGAGAATGCTGGCGGGCGCACAGGGTGCCGACGCTGCTGGGCGTCGTGTTGGCCATCAGTACGGGGATTTACGCGCCGACGCTGTTCTGGTGGCTATCGCCGGTCGTGTTGGGTCTGCTGGTGTCCGTACCGTTGTCCTACATGATGGGGCAGGCGGACGCGGGCGCCTGGCTGCAGCGCCGGGCGTTGCTGACAACGGCCGAGGAATGCGAGAAGCCGGACGTGCTTGCGCGTTGTGCCGCCTTAGTTGCGGGGACGCCGGGCCTGGAGCGGCCTGGTCTGGCGCAAGCGATCGCGGATCCGTGGCTGAACGCCGTCCACATCGCGATGATCCCGCATTCCGACCGGCCGAGTCCGCCCAACCCGGCGCTCAAGGATGCGTTCGCGCGTGCCTGCCGCGATGGGCTCAACGCGCTCAGCGCGGAAGACTGGCGCTTGGTGCTCGCCGACCCTTCGGCCACCCGCGAACTGCATCTGGCGGGTGCGAAGTAGGAATAAGATGAGCCTGTGTTCGGAAAAGGGGAGGTTATTCCGCGAACAGCGGGCCGAAGCTAACGGTGTAGGTGGCCATCAGGCTATCGGATCCGGGATTTTCGTCGTGGAGGTGGGCGTTCGAGACGTGTTGCAGCGAGACGCCGACCAGATCGTCCCACGGCAGCCGGTAGCCGACGTAGAGTTCGCTCATGAACTCCAACGTACCGCCCAAATCCCGGCTATCACCCTCTTCCCAGACGGCGACGTTGGTGCCCGGCCAGATCACGATGTTCTCGAATGGCCGAATGTCGAGGTACAGGCCAACGTGGCCTAAGGCGCCGCCATCGGTGTTGATGCGGGCGCCGATCTGCGGGCCGACACCGCGCCAGATGTCGCCGGGCTCAGCGTCCATCGTCAAATAGCGAACGCCCGGCCGGTAGATGGCCCCAAAATCGACCGCTTCGTGCTCTTGATCGAAGACGTCGAACATGCCCACGCCGAGTTGTAGATGGTCGCGGGTGGGCAATGGCTCTGCGTCCTGGGCCACGACCGGGCCGGCGGCCGCGAGGCCCAACAGAAGGGTCAGTCCAAACGCCGCCGTGCGGCCTATCTCTTGCGCAGCCATTTTAGCCCCCGACACATCGATCCAAATGCGTGCCCGCCAGTTCCCCGCAGCAGGCCTGAACACCGCTTTAGCTTAAGTGTTGAAAGTTCACAATTGTCTTCTGCACGGTATCGATTGCCGGGCGGCTTCCGCCAGATGCCTTTGTAGCCCGGTTTAGCGCGTGGCTTGGGAGGTGTCGGAGAGGAAGGCGCGCATCGTCTCGGCCACGACCGCACGCTCCAGGTCGCGGACGATAAAAACCAGTTGGGTGCGCCGGTCGCCGTCGTCGGGCCAAGCGGGCAGGGCGGCCGGCGGGTGAAAGACGTGCTGCACGCCGTGAACCACCACCGGCCGCTGTTCGCCCTCGACGTTCAACAGACCTTTGATCCGCAGCAGGTGCTGGCCGTAGGTGCTGACCAGCATCTCCATCCAGTTGGCGAAACGCTCCCAGTCGACCGGGGCATCCCAGGTCAATGTGAAGGCATGGATGCGATCATCGTGCCGATTCGGGTCGTGGCCATGATCGTGACCGTGGTCGTGCCCATGCCCATGTTCATGCCCATGGTCCGTTTCGGCGTAGGCTTCGGCCGCCAGCCAGCGGCGTACGTCGGCGCTCTTGGTTTCGGGATCGTATAGCCCGGCATCGAACAGCCGGTCGGGATCCACTTCGCCGTGTGCGGCACGGATGCGCGGAGCGGCGGGATTGAGCGTGGCCAGGCGGCGCTCCAACGTGGCCAAGGACGCCGCGTCGCTCAGATCGGTTTTGGTGAGCACGAGCCGGTCGGCGACGGCGGCCTGCTTCACCGATTCTTCCTGATTGTCCAGCGTCGTCGATCCTGCGGCCGCGTCGACACACGCAACCACCCCGTCCAGCCGGTAATCGCGCTGGACCATCTCGTCGTGCATCAGGGTGTGCAGGATCGGCGCGGGATCGGCCAGGCCGGTGGTCTCCACCACCAGGCGCTTGAAGTCCGGCACGTCGCCGCGAATGCGGCGGGTGGAGAGCTGCTGCAGCGTCTTCACCAGATCCCCGCGCACGGTACAGCACAGGCACCCGGAATTCAGCAGGATCGCATCCTCGCGCGCGCTCTCGACCAGCTGATGGTCCAGGCCGACGTCGCCGAACTCGTTCACGATCACCGCTGTCTCCGCCATCTCCGGGCGGTGCAGCAGGTGGTTCAGCAGCGTCGTCTTGCCGCTGCCGAGAAAGCCGGTGAGCACGGTGACCGGGATTTGGTGGCGGCTTTCCATCAGGCTAACCTCGCGCAGGCGTCGGGGTGTTACTTGTCGGGCTGAGCCGGGTCAGCGCCCAGACGGTGAGCGCCAGCAGCGTCAGCGCGCCGGCTTGGTGTGCTGCGCCCAGCCAGACCGGCACGACCCATAGCAGCGTCCAGATGCCAAGGCCGAGCTGGCCCAACGCCGCCAAGGCCAGCAGGTCGAATGCCCGGCGTGCGGTCGCCGCCAGCGGGCGCGTGCGCGCCCAGCCCCACAGGCCGAGGGCGGTAATGACGGTCAGGACCGCCAGGACGCGGTGGTTGAACTGCACCGCGGCCGGGTTCTCGAACGGGTTGGCCCAGGTCGGCTCGCGGATCCAGTAGCCACTCGGCACCCATTCGCCAGCCATCTTCGGAAAGGTGTTGTAGGTCAGGCCGGCGTTGATCCCGGCGACCAGGGCGCCTGCCAGGATGGTCGCCGCGAGCAGACCGGCGAAAGCGCGCAAGCCGGTGCGCAGGGCGCGTGCGCCGTCGCTCTGCGCGGGCGCGGGGGCGAGCAGGCCGAAGGTGATCCATAAGACGTAAGCGTAGATCGCGAGCGCCAGGCCCAGGTGGGCGGCCAGGCGATACTGGCTGACGTCGGTGCGCTCGGCGAAGCCGCTGGCGACCATGTACCAGCCGACGAGCCCTTGCAGCCCGCCCAGCGCGAACATCGCGATCAGGTGCGGGGTCAGCGCGCGGGAGATCTTGCGGCGGAAAAGCAGGATCAGGAAGCCGCCGGCGAACACCGCCCCGATCAGCCGCCCCCACAGGCGGTGGATCCACTCCCACCAGAAGATCTCCTTGAAGTCCGCCAGGCTCATGCCGCGGTTGATCTGCTGGTATTCGGGAATGGTCTTGTAGAGCGCGAACAGGCGCTCCCATTCGTCGTGGCTGAGCGGCGGCAGGGTGCCGGAGATCGGCGCCCATTCCATGATCGACAGCCCGGACTCGGTCAGGCGTGTGATCGCCCCGATCACCGCCATGGCGAAGATCATGACGGCGACCGAGAGCAGCCATAGCCCAACGGCACGGTCACCTGCCTGGTTCGGGACCCGCCGGTCGGCGCGGTCGGAAGAAGCGGCCAGCGTACTCATGGCGCCGATATAGGACACCCGGTTCCCCCGGCCAAGCGGGATCGACGTCACGGGGTTCTCAGCAGGAGGTAATAAATACGCCTTTTGGGCGAGTAAATCATGAAATTCTCGCGTTACGTGATTTGGCTGTGTACTATGAATTTTGATGGGACACATGCGCATCAAATGCGCGATGACATGTGTGGGGGGTGATGGGCGAGCATCAGGGCAGCGGCACACCGAACGCGGCCGGCGGGCAAGGGCAGGGTGGGGACGCGCGCCAGTGCGCACCCTTTTGGGCCCGTTTTCGCAAAGTGTCGAAACCCCTCGGGATCCTCATTTTATTCTTTCTGTGTGTTGATATCTTCAACCCTTACGGCATCCCCTCAGCAAGCGACAAGCTGTCTAGAGACACTTTTGATGCCATCCTGGCCCCCTGGTACGACACGGGCGAGGGCGCATGGAACCGCCAGGCGGGCCCATCGGATGGGCCAGACACGCCGCAAGACGCGTCGATCGTATTGCTGCTGGACGACAAGAGCCTGAGCTCCAGCCAGCACACTTGGCCGCTGCCCGCGCAGCAGTGGCATTACATGTTGCAGTCGCTCGCGGAAGAGTACCGACCCGCGGCCGTCTTCCTCGACGTGATGTTTACCCACGAACGGCCGGACCCCCGTTTGGCGCCGGACGTTCGGGAAGCCCAGCGTGCACAGATGCCGGCCTGCGATTTTTTCGATACCGATCCAGTTGTCCGGGCCAAAAAGGTCGCCTTGCGAGATTTCATCGAACGAAACGGGGAAGGAAGTGCTCGGGACATTAGTTATGAAACAGCAGGAGCGCGGCTGGTGGGGCTAGTTAAGGCCTCCCATCGTGACAGTATTTTCCGGTGCCTCAAATATCACTATCGACCGGTTGATGGCCCGACCTACGAGTCACGTTTGATGGATTTGGAACCTGCTGATAGGCGGCATGATACCTGGACGGACCCACGTATTCCCCTGATCCAAGCGGTTCCCAATCCAGATGTCATAGGCAAACTCGCACCGCGGTTGTTGAGTGCGGATGTGCCTGGGGACTTCGTAGCCGCGAATCGGCAGGTGCACGGGGACTGGGTCCAAGAGGTGCAAGCCGGCTCGAACGCGGATGATGACGTGCAGACATTTCGATGGGCCAGATTTTTGCCAGAGCGGCTGCTGATACCAGGGCTGCGGGGCGTCGCGACCCCGGCCGTCGTGCAATTGGAAGTCAATCCGTATGAGCCGGGTGCCATGCCACTAAATATAAAGCGGCCATTTTATCGTAAAAATGGTGAGTCGTTCATCGGGAGCCAAGTGACCACACCTGCGGCCGCTGCTGTCGTCGCTTTTTGTCGCCATCATCCGAATAGTCTGCTTCCAGGATGCAAGGACCTTCGTGCCGCAGAAAAGGGATCCGAGTGCCAAATCGATACCGTAACAGAGTGCGGTGACTGGGACTGGAAGCGGTCATTGTCTCTAAGTTGGGGGCTCAAGCCAGCGGTTACTGAAGAGTACTTCAAATTTGGCGACACAGACGAAAACGGCATAAACGAAAACAAGGTCACTTTCCGGTCGAAAGCGGAAAGCTGCGCGTTCCTGCGGGCCGATCTCCATGGCGGCAAAAGCGACATTGGTCGACTGCGCGACACCTTGACCCGGATGAGTTGGAGCGTCCGGATTGCGTACGTCGGAGCCAATAACCAGGGTCGGGTGATATACGAAAGGTGCTCCTACATTCCGATGCTGATTGCGGATCTGAACTATTGGCCGGCGCGCCAGACCAAGCTGATGCGCGATCACCCGGATGGGCCGGTCGATCTGGGCGATCTCATCGATGGTCGTGTCGTCTTTATCGGAACTAATTTCGATATTCAGAAGGATCGGACCCTCTCGCCGGTGCACGAAACCATGCCCGGCGTTTTCCAGCATGCCATGGCTTTCGACAATTTGTTGCGTGCCGGCGCTGACTGGCGGTCGCCGGCGGCAGGTGTGGTCAAGGGTTATGTGCCTGATGGCTCTTTACTATACCGTTTCTTGGCCGGGTTTTCTTGGTTGGACGTCACAGAGGTTCTGGTCCTGTTTTGCGCCGCGCTCATCGGAATTGTGATGCGCGAGATCGTGACGCCGACGTACCTCGGTCCGGACGGCAAAACATTCGAAACGCATGAGTCGATGGTAAACGCGGCTTGGGAGCCGATCATCGTTCTAGGATTGGTGATCCTCGCGTTGCTCTTCTTGCTCAACGTTCATACTTGGCCGATCGGGGACTGGGTGATGATTGTTGCGGGGCTGGTTACCTACTATAACGAACGTTTGCGGGTTGCGGTGCGCGAGGCTGTCTTTTCACTCGTGAGGTGGGTCTGGGAGAGCCGGCATAAACCAGCCCGTCTGGCGGGGGTGACGATCGTCACTGTTGTACTGGTGACCAGCCTTTTGATCGACCCGTGGCGCACCGCTGCCGTCCTGTTGCCGGTGATGTTTTGTACACTGCTCTGGTGGGCGGTCAGGCGCCTTTGCATCGCGGTCGCGGTGTGGCGTGCGCAGCAAGCGTCCAAACGCACTTCTAATCCTGTTGAAGGAGAGGCTTCATGATCCGTCTTAGCGTCGTCTGGTCCGCCGTTGCCGTTCTTTCTACCGGCCTGGCTGTCGGCAGCGTTTCGGCGGCTGATGGCTACAGCGACCATCTGATCAAAGGCTTCGACAAGCCGGCGATGCGTGACTTCGATCCGGAGAAGCGGATTCCCGTCGGTAAAGTCCTGGCCAGCGAGATCGTGCAGAAGCCAGCGTCAGGCGGAACGGGAGTGATCGTCGAGCTGCGCAGCGCGGACGACCTGGTGTGTCTGCGGCTGAAGCCGGAGGCCGGGCGCCCGGAGGCTTGTGTCATCGCCGCGGTGCTCAGTCCCTGCGTATGCGACTACGAAGTGGCGAGTGTGGCCCAAAAACAGTCCGGGATCGGCGGCCTCTCCGGTGTCGTGACCCCGAACGGGGGTGCGTGCAGCTGCGACTGATCGGTGGCGATCCGGCCCACCACGGTTTTCAGGTCAATCAGGAGCTTTGCCGTGACTTACACGAAAATGGGCCGGACGGCTGCGGTCGCCGGGTTGTTTGCCATCGCGGCGTTGACCGGATGCGTGGCGGGCTCCGATGGGCGTGCGCCGGCCGCGCCGGAGATTGCCATGATCGACACCCGTCTCGATCCCGGGACGAAAGCGGATGGTGCCGGACAAGTCGTTCGTGCGGGCAGTTATGACGTGCCACGCGGGCTTTATCGCCTGGAGGGGCGCGATCAGGTCCTGCTACGAAGTCCAGAGATGGACGGTTATCTGCGCTCGATCCTGAACCGTTTGGCGCAGCCGATCACGGCGGCGGACTACACCGGAGAGGTTGGCATTTTCGCCACCTCGGAGCCGTCGTTCATTGCCGTCACCACGCCGGCGAACGAGGTCTTCGTCTCAATGGCCGCGCTGGAGCAGGTGGGGAACGAGGAGCAGCTCGCATTTCTGCTGGCGCACGAATTGAGCCACGTAGTCCGACAGGACAGTGAACGCACGGAGGCCATGGGCGCCCAGGATCAAACTGCCGTGCGCGTACTTCAGCTCACCAAATTTGAAACCGACCAGGCGACCCGGTCCCAGAGCGTCGTGGAAGGCGACCCCGACGAAGCCCGCAAGGTTCTGGAGCTGCGCCGGAAGATCGCGATCACCGTGCACAGTCTCCAATTGGTCCTGGAAAATAACATTGGCCCCGCCTGGACGCTGCAGCAGGAACAGATCGCGGACAAGGCGGCCGCGGATTTGATGTACAAGGCGGGCTACAACCCCCTGAATGCGACGGCGATCTTCGGCATGCTGGGCGAGGCCGAATCCAAGCGACACGCCGAGGTGGAGCGCCATCTCAAGGAATTGACCCGTCTGGTCGGCGAACTGGTCGCATTGCGGGAGGACGATCCTTACTTGGCTCGGCTGAAGGGCGTTGGCGTTACTTTAGGCTCTGAAGCGTTCGGTGGTCTGATGGATATGTTCCGGACCGATCCCTATGATTCCGCCGAAGACCGACGTGAGGCCTTCGAGGCCTATGTTAACGCGCGCTATGGGCTGGACCTCCCCGGTCTGGGCCGGCTGGACGCACTCAAGCGCGTTCGGGCGCGTGACACAGGTTACGCGCGCGTGCGCGAGAGCATCGTGCGCGCCCGACAGGCGGAAACCGCGTTCGACGACGCCTACGTGGACGCGAGTGACAGGCGTGGCGAGGGCATCGAGAAGAGCGTTGAGATCGCCTTGACGGCCATCTCCGGGGCTGGCAGCGACGTCGGGCTGCCCCGGCTGGTGTTCCACCGGATCCGGAAGGAAACTGGCGATCAGCGTCGCGCTTTGCTCAACTTGGAAAGCATTCTAGGCCGGCCCGAACTGGGCCCTGCGCCCGCGATTACCACGGCCCTGTACTATGCCGAGACCGGTGAACGGAAGCGGGCGTCCGAAATCGTGGACGAACTGTCGACCCGGTATGGGGCCGAGGCGCTTTATCCAGTCGCCTACGACGTCAACTCGGTGCTGGGGGAGCGTGAGGAAGCCGCGCGCATTCTCAAGACCTGCCTGGATACGGTGAGCAACCGATATATCCGGCTCAAATGCCGGGCGCGGGAACAGATCGAAACGGAAGAGTCGGACGAGGCGACCGTTATGGCCAAGCCGGCCGGGTCACACGGGGCGGACGCACCGGCGTCGTCCGAGCGTGCAAGTCCGAACGCGTCGAGTGAACCGGGGGATCCAGCCAGCGCTTTAATGGAAGGCGTGAAGGGCCTGTTCAATTGACCCGGAGGGGCTCGGTCCATGGCGTTGTCTGGACCCCGGCGCAACCGGTTGCCTGCAAGCCGCCAGCGACCACCGGAGTCCAGACGCCGGAGGCTTGGTTATTGCAGCGTATAGTGCGCGTCGACGACGCGGATGTCGTCGGGAGCGACCAGCTCGCGGCTGGCAACGCGGACGGAGTGCAGTTCGCCGTCCAGGTTTTCGCGCCAGAAGGTCAGGAAGCCGTGCAGAACAGGGTATTTCGGGATCAGGTCGTAGTCCTGCCAGATAAAGGTCTGCAGCAGGCTGGGGTGATCCGGTAGGCGGTAGAAAATCTCCGCGACCGTCAGGCGGTAGCCGTCGAGCTGCTTGCCCAGGCGACGTGCCATCATGCACCTCCAACACCGTTGGGCGGTCCGGACAGGCACATGGCATCAGGTCAGGTGGCATCAGGTCGTTGGGATGCGACCAGACCGCCTGCCTGCGCGGGACCGCATTTCTTTAGGATGCCGCACGTGCTGGGGTTGGCAAGAAAAAAGTGTTTCGCCTCAGGCGTTTGGCAGCCGCACCTGCGGAGTGCTGCCAGTCCAGTGAGGTCGGCGACTTGAACGGATAAATCCCTATGCACTTTTTTGTGTGCATGTGACTTGACTTGGATCGTGCGGCTCCTTAGCTGATTAGCACTCCTCGGGGGAGAGTGCTAACGCCCGGCGGGCAGATGGCGCTGGCCGCCGATAGGCTCGCCCGCGACCGAGGGGATTGGCGTCTAGAAACCGCGTTCGCTTCATAGAAACCGCGCATCCGCTGAAAACGGGGCCGGGAAGGGGCGCAAGACTTGGTAGGGAGAGACCAGAAGATGAAATTCCGTCCACTGCACGACCGCGTTGTGGTCAAGCGTCTTGAGCAGGATGAGAAGACCACCGGCGGAATCATCATTCCGGATACGGCGAAGGAAAAGCCGATGCAGGGCGAAGTGCTCGCCGTCGGCCCCGGCGCCAAGGACGAGCAGGGCGCCGTCCAGCCGCTCGACGTCAAGGTCGGCGACACCGTGCTGTTCGGCAAGTGGTCGGGCACCGAGGTCACGGTCGACGGTCAGGATGTCCTGATCATGAAGGAATCCGACATCATGGGCGTCCTCGAAGGTCAGGCCGCGGGCAAGAAGGCCGCGTAACGCGCCGCCCGCCCGATCCGCTTCACGAGAACAAAACGTCAATATATTTCCGAAAAGTAGGAAACACAGACGATGGCTGCCAAAGACGTCAAATTCGGCACCGACGCGCGCGACCGCATGCTGCGCGGCGTCGATATCCTGGCCAACGCCGTGAAGGTCACGCTCGGCCCGAAAGGCCGCAACGTGGTGATCGACAAGTCGTTCGGCTCCCCGCGCACGACCAAGGACGGCGTCACCGTCGCCAAGGAGATCGAGCTTAAGGACAAGTTCGAGAACATGGGCGCCCAGATGGTCCGCGAGGTCGCGTCCAAGACCAACGATCTGGCCGGTGACGGCACCACCACCGCGACCGTGCTGGCCCAGGCGCTGGTGCGCGAGGGCGCCAAGGCGGTGGCCGCCGGCATGAACCCGATGGACCTGAAGCGCGGCATCGACCAGGCCGTCGAGCAGGTGGTGAAGAACCTGCAGAGCCAGTCCAAGAAGGTCTCCGGGAACGAGGAGATCACCCAGATCGGCACGATCTCCGCGAACGGCGATCTGGAAATCGGCAAGATGCTCTCGAATGCCATGGAGAAGGTCGGCAACGAGGGCGTGATCACGGTCGAGGAGGCCAAGGGCCTGGAGACCGAGCTCGATGTCGTCGAGGGCATGCAGTTCGACCGCGGGTATCTCTCGCCTTACTTCGTGACCAACAGCGAGAAGATGGTCTGCGAGCTGGATAGCCCGTACATCCTGCTGTTCGAGAAGAAGCTGAACAGCCTGCAGCCGCTGCTGCCGGTGCTGGAAAGCGTGGTCCAGTCGAACAAGCCGCTGGCGATCATCGCCGAGGACGTTGAGGGCGAGGCGCTGGCGACCCTGGTGGTCAACAAGCTGCGCGGCGGCCTCAAGGTCGCGGCCGTGAAGGCGCCGGGCTTCGGCGATCGCCGCAAGGCGATGCTGGAGGACATGGCGGTCCTGACCGGTGGCCAGGTGATCTCCGAAGACCTCGGCATCAAGCTGGAGAACGTCACCCTCGACATGCTGGGTCAGGCCAAGCGCATGACCATCACCAAGGACGAGACCACGATCGTCGACGGTGACGGCAAGGCCAAGGACATCGAGGCCCGTGTCGCCCAGATCAAGGCGCAGATCGAGGAAACCTCCAGCGACTACGACCGCGAGAAGCTGCAGGAGCGCTTGGCCAAGCTGGCCGGCGGCGTGGCCGTGATCAAGGTTGGCGGTGCCACCGAGATCGAGGTGAAGGAGCGCAAGGATCGCGTCGACGACGCGATGCACGCGACCCGCGCGGCCGTCGAGGAGGGCATCGTCCCGGGCGGCGGTGTCGCCCTGCTGCAGGCCTCCAAAGGCCTGGACAAGCTGAAGGGCGTCAACGCCGACCAGCAGACCGGCATCGACATCGTCCGCCGGGCCCTGCAGGCGCCGCTGCGCCAGATCGCCACGAACGCCGGCGTCGACGGTGCGGTGGTCGCGGGCAAGCTGATGGAGAGCACCGACCCGCACTGGGGCTACGACGCCTACAAGGGCGAGTACACCAACCTGGTCAAGGCCGGCATCATCGACCCGACCAAGGTCGCCCGCTGCGCGATCCAGGACGCGGCCTCCGTCGCCGGTCTGCTGATCACCACCGAAGCGATGATCACCGAGAAGCCGGAGAAGCAGGCCAAGGGCGGCGCCGGCATGGACTATGACGATGCTGGGGGCATGGGCTTCTAAGCCATCCCTGAATTCGGCACCCCAGGGCCGTGGAGGGCAACCTCCACGGCCCTTTTTCTATGCGGCGGGCAGGAAAGTCCTAAGGCTCAATATCTAGCGGGTGTGGCGCGATTATCCACAGGATCATGAGCGCACACTTGTTGCGTCCCTGAATCGATCCTGGCACTGTCAAAATATGGTGGTCGGCGAGTGGGGCCTGTCGACATCTGGCCCTCGTCGCATCGCCGCGACCAGTGGCCGCATTGGTGGGAGCACGCGCCACGCCATGACCTCTCTTCTACGCCTGAACGAGCTCGACCCGGGCAACCCGATCGATCTGTTGGAGGAGTTGGTTTCCGCCAACGACTGGGTGTTCGACCGTCCGAGCGACGAGGAACTAGCCATCCAGGTTCAGGGTAAGTGGGTGGCCTATCACCTCTGGACCGTCTGGCATGCCCACATGCGGGCGATGTCGTTCGCCTGCCACTTCGATTTCCGAATCCCGGAGGCCAAGCGCCGGGAGGCGCGGGAGTTGATCGCGCGGTTCAACGAGACGCTCTGGCTCGGCCATTTCGACTTCGTCAGCGAGGATGGCTCGGTACTGTTCCGTCATACCATCCCGCTGCGCGGTACCGCCGGCGCGAGCGTCGAGCAGCTAGAAGACCTGGTGGACACCGCCGTTGCGGAGTGCGAGCGTTTCTATCCGGCCCTGCAACTCGTCGTCTGGGGCGGTCAGGCGACCGGCGATGCCTTGGCCGCTGCGCTGATGGAAACCGTCGGCGAGGCGTAAGGCGCGGGGCGGGGCAGCACGGCGCTCCCTTCAAGCGGAGGGATCGTGCTGGGCTGCTTTGAGGGAACGGTCCACACGCAGGAGGCACTGCGAGATGACCAGCGAACGGCCACTGCTCTTGGTGGGTGGTGGCAAGATGGGCGGGGCGATGGTGCAGGG
This genomic window contains:
- a CDS encoding acyloxyacyl hydrolase; translation: MAAQEIGRTAAFGLTLLLGLAAAGPVVAQDAEPLPTRDHLQLGVGMFDVFDQEHEAVDFGAIYRPGVRYLTMDAEPGDIWRGVGPQIGARINTDGGALGHVGLYLDIRPFENIVIWPGTNVAVWEEGDSRDLGGTLEFMSELYVGYRLPWDDLVGVSLQHVSNAHLHDENPGSDSLMATYTVSFGPLFAE
- the mdoH gene encoding glucans biosynthesis glucosyltransferase MdoH, whose translation is MTTTDPTSSPASMITAAAPPADGPSSGLAARLGRAVIALAILLTGAVGTAVLVDRLGTGGLDAVEIALVVLYAVLILWIASSFWFCLVGGIWWLNQRRLTGTAAQHVPEPDARAIPATPDGRARTAVLMPVYNEPADRVFAAMQAIYESARAAGGLHLFDFYVLSDSTDPEHWVWEERCWLHVTSELDADGKLFYRRRQDNTGRKPGNIAEFCRRWGGHYDYMAVLDADSVMDGRTLVEMVRRMDADPGTALLQAWPRPVSGRTLFARLQQFSASLVGRLVVAGLGWVSGRGSTYWGHNAIIRVDAFTQCCGLPKLSGKPPLGGDILSHDFVEAALLVRGGWAVRIAPDLGGSYEEAPPNMLESLSRDRRWCQGNMQHLRVLFARRLHWMSRVNLLVGIMSFLSAPLWVVFVTLTIIEASSSDFWERISAVAEVTTQPIGPFGIDMLAVVAQETEVVSLLALAVVLLLGPKLMGVLLVGFDRTLRRSHAGFGRLFAGLVLEVVLSALAAPVMMVMHARFVVEVLAGRAVKWSAQQRDADRVSWGECWRAHRVPTLLGVVLAISTGIYAPTLFWWLSPVVLGLLVSVPLSYMMGQADAGAWLQRRALLTTAEECEKPDVLARCAALVAGTPGLERPGLAQAIADPWLNAVHIAMIPHSDRPSPPNPALKDAFARACRDGLNALSAEDWRLVLADPSATRELHLAGAK
- a CDS encoding COX15/CtaA family protein, producing the protein MTSIPLGRGNRVSYIGAMSTLAASSDRADRRVPNQAGDRAVGLWLLSVAVMIFAMAVIGAITRLTESGLSIMEWAPISGTLPPLSHDEWERLFALYKTIPEYQQINRGMSLADFKEIFWWEWIHRLWGRLIGAVFAGGFLILLFRRKISRALTPHLIAMFALGGLQGLVGWYMVASGFAERTDVSQYRLAAHLGLALAIYAYVLWITFGLLAPAPAQSDGARALRTGLRAFAGLLAATILAGALVAGINAGLTYNTFPKMAGEWVPSGYWIREPTWANPFENPAAVQFNHRVLAVLTVITALGLWGWARTRPLAATARRAFDLLALAALGQLGLGIWTLLWVVPVWLGAAHQAGALTLLALTVWALTRLSPTSNTPTPARG
- a CDS encoding CobW family GTP-binding protein, which gives rise to MESRHQIPVTVLTGFLGSGKTTLLNHLLHRPEMAETAVIVNEFGDVGLDHQLVESAREDAILLNSGCLCCTVRGDLVKTLQQLSTRRIRGDVPDFKRLVVETTGLADPAPILHTLMHDEMVQRDYRLDGVVACVDAAAGSTTLDNQEESVKQAAVADRLVLTKTDLSDAASLATLERRLATLNPAAPRIRAAHGEVDPDRLFDAGLYDPETKSADVRRWLAAEAYAETDHGHEHGHGHDHGHDHGHDPNRHDDRIHAFTLTWDAPVDWERFANWMEMLVSTYGQHLLRIKGLLNVEGEQRPVVVHGVQHVFHPPAALPAWPDDGDRRTQLVFIVRDLERAVVAETMRAFLSDTSQATR